In Harmonia axyridis chromosome 6, icHarAxyr1.1, whole genome shotgun sequence, a single window of DNA contains:
- the LOC123683287 gene encoding histone H1B-like, translating into PTSEMVNNAIKDLKERSGSSLQAIKKFIASNYKVDSEKLAPFIKKYLKSAVQSGSLVQTKGKGASGSFKLAAGGSTSGSQKKVIKKATSKSKDDLKKSTSASAVVTDKKKKKSTVAKKQASV; encoded by the coding sequence ccgacttcagagatggttaataacgccatcaaagatttgaaagaaagaagtggatcgtcattgcaggccatcaagaaatttatagcttccaactataaagtagattcggaaaaattggctcctttcattaagaaatacctcaaatcagctgtgcaatctggatctttagttcagacaaaaggaaaaggcgcatctggttcgttcaaattggcagctggtggttcgacatcgggatcccagaagaaagtgattaaaaaagccacctccaagtccaaagatgatcttaaaaaatccacttcggcatcagctgtggtgaccgacaagaagaaaaagaagtctactgttgccaaaaaacaagcctctgta